A single Desulfovibrio piger DNA region contains:
- a CDS encoding YIP1 family protein, whose translation MNIICPHCGFSRPFPPDRAPAHSVIATCPQCSCRFRFHPQDGSSEQLSPVRHDAAPAAGDLPPGAVIPGTGDDGTGGAPCRREPPREELPPFRPRDRQEEPAPQADHEPPEDDEVRDEDGDDRPGLPSGNPWDMAPAPSGWMVAFYRTATRVMFGAPAFFSCLRPHRRSLRALGFYLIVSVILSVVQLLWMRGMTSMLMDGGMDPQMQQMMASTLTIHESMPLFVLKQVAFVTLQLYGQSALLYLMYRLILRDKPEFDLIFQVSAYGSAPMLLCVIPVVGALTGLVWSLACTLVGYKTVLRLDWGQTLAGYAPVFLLEMFLLLQVMRMF comes from the coding sequence ATGAACATCATCTGCCCACACTGCGGCTTCAGCCGTCCCTTCCCTCCCGACCGTGCCCCGGCGCATTCGGTGATCGCCACCTGCCCCCAGTGTTCCTGCCGCTTCCGCTTCCATCCCCAGGACGGCAGCAGCGAGCAGCTTTCGCCCGTCCGCCACGACGCCGCCCCGGCGGCCGGCGACCTGCCCCCCGGTGCCGTCATCCCCGGCACGGGTGACGACGGGACAGGCGGGGCCCCCTGCCGCCGTGAACCTCCCCGCGAGGAGCTCCCCCCCTTCCGTCCCCGTGACCGGCAGGAAGAGCCCGCGCCGCAGGCGGACCACGAGCCGCCCGAAGACGACGAGGTCCGGGATGAGGACGGCGACGACCGCCCCGGCCTGCCTTCCGGCAACCCCTGGGACATGGCGCCCGCGCCTTCGGGCTGGATGGTGGCCTTCTACCGCACGGCCACACGTGTCATGTTCGGCGCACCCGCCTTTTTCAGCTGTCTGCGGCCGCACCGCCGCTCCCTGCGCGCCCTGGGCTTCTACCTGATCGTCAGCGTCATCCTTTCCGTGGTGCAGCTGCTCTGGATGCGCGGCATGACCTCCATGCTCATGGACGGCGGCATGGACCCGCAGATGCAGCAGATGATGGCCAGCACCCTGACCATCCATGAGAGCATGCCCCTGTTCGTGCTCAAGCAGGTGGCCTTCGTGACCCTGCAACTGTACGGACAAAGCGCCCTGCTCTACCTCATGTACAGGCTCATCCTGCGCGACAAGCCGGAATTCGACCTTATCTTCCAGGTGAGCGCCTACGGCTCGGCCCCCATGCTGCTGTGCGTCATCCCGGTGGTGGGCGCGCTCACCGGCCTGGTCTGGAGCCTGGCCTGCACCCTTGTGGGCTACAAGACCGTCCTGCGCCTCGACTGGGGCCAGACGCTGGCGGGCTACGCTCCGGTCTTCCTGCTGGAGATGTTCCTGCTCCTGCAGGTGATGCGGATGTTCTAG
- a CDS encoding sodium:proton exchanger, with protein MSLRDLRPYLLAVLMTLPGLALRLAPADVSPMLVAVLAGLAILGASFLLTWACEVAQLDIPQAVAVAVVAFIAVLPEYAVDMYFTWMAGQHPESAYSHYAIANMTGANRLLIGIGWTAIVLIFAGRFHNYVALHEEKRTDVLFLGLATLYALLIPLKGSLTLFDGVVFLGIYVGYMCIIARRPCEEEEPEGPAATLARLSRPARMRTVAGLFLFAALVILFNAEPFSESLVASGKILGINEFLLVQWLAPIASEAPEFIVALMFAFRGNAGLALGSLLSSKLNQWTLLVGMIPGVYAVSSGGTAPINLDPHQFQEIFLTAAQSIFAVALLLDLRLGLREATALLVLFLAQLFSPFYDVQLEALLGLPHDPLRLHNFYAWTYLILAGLFLLRHWRLVAELRYGFHVKVRDIVHH; from the coding sequence ATGTCTTTGCGCGACCTGCGTCCCTATCTTCTGGCTGTCCTCATGACCCTGCCGGGCCTGGCCCTGCGCCTTGCCCCGGCGGATGTTTCCCCCATGCTGGTGGCCGTGCTGGCCGGTCTGGCCATCCTGGGCGCGTCCTTCCTGCTGACCTGGGCCTGTGAGGTGGCCCAGCTCGACATCCCCCAGGCCGTGGCCGTGGCCGTGGTGGCCTTCATCGCCGTGCTGCCCGAATACGCCGTGGACATGTATTTCACCTGGATGGCGGGCCAGCACCCCGAGAGCGCCTACTCGCATTATGCCATCGCCAACATGACAGGGGCCAACCGGCTGCTCATCGGTATCGGCTGGACAGCCATCGTGCTGATCTTCGCGGGCCGTTTCCACAATTATGTGGCCCTGCATGAGGAAAAGCGCACCGATGTCCTCTTCCTGGGCCTGGCCACCCTCTATGCCCTGCTGATCCCGCTCAAGGGCTCCCTGACCCTGTTCGACGGCGTGGTCTTCCTGGGCATCTATGTGGGCTACATGTGCATCATCGCCCGCCGTCCCTGCGAGGAAGAGGAGCCCGAAGGCCCGGCGGCCACCCTGGCCAGGCTCTCGCGTCCCGCCCGCATGCGCACCGTGGCCGGTCTTTTTCTTTTCGCGGCCCTGGTGATCCTGTTCAATGCCGAGCCCTTCAGTGAAAGCCTGGTGGCCAGCGGCAAGATCCTGGGCATCAACGAGTTCCTGCTGGTGCAGTGGCTGGCGCCCATCGCGTCCGAAGCGCCGGAATTCATCGTGGCCCTGATGTTCGCCTTCCGCGGCAATGCCGGTCTGGCCCTGGGCAGCCTGCTGTCCTCCAAGCTCAACCAGTGGACCCTGCTGGTGGGCATGATCCCCGGCGTCTACGCCGTGTCTTCCGGCGGCACCGCCCCCATCAACCTCGACCCGCACCAGTTCCAGGAGATCTTCCTCACCGCCGCCCAGTCCATCTTTGCCGTGGCCCTGCTGCTGGACCTGCGCCTGGGCCTGCGCGAGGCGACGGCCCTGCTGGTGCTCTTCCTGGCCCAGCTGTTCTCGCCCTTCTATGACGTGCAGCTGGAAGCCCTGCTGGGCCTGCCCCATGACCCGCTGCGCCTGCACAACTTCTATGCCTGGACGT